One Candidatus Woesearchaeota archaeon DNA window includes the following coding sequences:
- a CDS encoding stage II sporulation protein M has translation MVLESFASPFSAENSPKRIFFLGVVYYSVALFLSLWIFKQHASLISVFFTVTAAIPLMYNTLKYEEQKDIELGDETQILKQHSKALYFFMMLFFGITLAASVWYVVLPSGLAQSVFSVQTDTINQINTAVQGHAVGNYRTFTVVFFNNVKVLTFSMLFSFLYGAGAIFILTWNATVIGAAMGNVMRLGLADMAHKIGLEKVTGYFHVFSFAVLRYAVHGIPEILAYFVGALAGGIISVAVINHDFGTKRFEKIVLDTSDLLIISLLLLLVAAVLEVWVTPILY, from the coding sequence ATGGTCCTCGAATCTTTTGCCAGCCCATTTTCAGCTGAGAACAGTCCTAAGCGTATTTTTTTTCTGGGTGTTGTGTATTATTCTGTTGCCCTTTTCCTCTCTCTCTGGATTTTCAAGCAGCATGCATCTTTGATATCTGTCTTCTTCACTGTCACTGCTGCGATCCCGCTGATGTACAACACACTGAAGTATGAGGAGCAGAAGGATATAGAGCTTGGTGATGAGACGCAGATACTCAAGCAGCATTCAAAAGCCCTCTATTTTTTCATGATGCTGTTCTTCGGCATAACCCTTGCAGCATCTGTGTGGTATGTGGTCTTGCCGTCCGGCTTGGCGCAGAGTGTATTCTCTGTGCAGACAGATACCATAAATCAGATAAACACTGCTGTCCAGGGGCATGCTGTCGGTAATTACAGGACTTTCACTGTCGTATTTTTTAATAATGTGAAGGTCTTGACATTTTCTATGCTTTTCTCTTTCCTATATGGCGCCGGGGCGATTTTTATCTTGACATGGAACGCCACTGTCATCGGTGCTGCCATGGGCAATGTGATGAGGCTCGGCCTGGCCGATATGGCTCACAAGATCGGTCTGGAGAAGGTCACAGGTTATTTTCACGTTTTCTCTTTTGCGGTGCTGAGATATGCGGTCCATGGTATTCCTGAGATACTTGCGTATTTTGTAGGTGCCCTTGCCGGGGGTATTATCTCTGTTGCTGTCATCAATCATGATTTTGGCACCAAGAGATTTGAGAAGATTGTGCTTGATACATCCGATCTTTTGATTATCTCCCTGTTGCTCCTGCTTGTTGCTGCTGTGCTCGAGGTCTGGGTCACGCCTATTCTATATTGA
- a CDS encoding translation initiation factor IF-2 subunit beta, with translation MDYEKLLDRAIENLPKEMDKGERFEIPNVMGHIQGNKTIISNFNQIADALNRKPEHVLKFVLKELGTPGDIRKNEVVFGSKVSANRINEKIKQYAYEFVFCAECKKPDTILKKEGGITFLKCQACGYKHVVKASF, from the coding sequence ATGGATTATGAAAAGCTTCTTGATAGGGCCATAGAAAACCTCCCAAAGGAGATGGACAAGGGTGAAAGATTTGAAATCCCGAATGTAATGGGCCATATCCAAGGCAATAAGACAATAATCAGCAATTTCAACCAGATAGCAGATGCGCTGAACAGAAAACCAGAACATGTCCTGAAATTCGTACTAAAAGAACTGGGAACGCCCGGTGACATCAGGAAAAATGAGGTGGTGTTCGGAAGCAAGGTATCAGCCAACAGGATCAATGAAAAAATAAAACAATATGCCTATGAGTTTGTGTTCTGCGCAGAATGCAAAAAGCCAGATACTATCCTCAAGAAAGAGGGGGGCATAACCTTCCTCAAATGCCAGGCATGCGGTTACAAACATGTCGTGAAAGCCAGCTTCTGA
- a CDS encoding ORC1-type DNA replication protein: MKQKGLGGFFESFLEKEPLFKDKKILQASYTPETVPHREQQIEQIANVLAPSLRLEKPSNLFIYGKTGTGKTLSTKYTLNKLLEVAKKQNIPLRVSYINCKLKKVADTEYRLVAQLIKDLGREIPPTGLPTDEVYKIFFNILDSKKQLLIIILDEIDQLVKKAGDEILYNFTRVNPELENSQITIVGISNDLMFTDTLDPRVKSSLSEEEQDFPPYNAMQLQDILYQRSRQAFKESTISSGVVEKCAAYAAREHGDARRALELLRVAGEICERKGHTKVQIEHIDEAEDKIERDRIVEIIKTQPKQFQVTLYSIFHISLNKNGQIFTGDIYEIYKRICNQLGLRPLTQRRLSDIIAELDMLGIINAKVISKGRYGRTREITLATPDEANQKFREILEKELGLIRY, translated from the coding sequence ATGAAGCAAAAAGGGTTGGGGGGATTTTTTGAATCATTTCTGGAAAAAGAGCCATTATTCAAAGATAAAAAGATACTCCAAGCATCATACACACCAGAGACAGTGCCCCACAGAGAGCAGCAGATAGAACAGATAGCAAATGTCCTGGCACCAAGCCTGAGATTAGAGAAGCCATCCAACCTATTCATCTACGGGAAGACCGGAACAGGGAAGACACTCTCAACAAAATACACCCTCAACAAGCTCCTTGAAGTGGCAAAAAAACAGAACATCCCACTACGCGTATCATACATAAACTGCAAACTAAAGAAGGTCGCTGACACAGAATACCGCCTTGTCGCGCAATTAATCAAAGATCTCGGGAGAGAGATACCCCCCACAGGGTTGCCGACAGATGAGGTGTACAAGATATTCTTCAATATACTGGACTCAAAAAAACAGCTTCTCATAATAATACTCGATGAGATAGACCAGCTGGTCAAGAAGGCAGGCGACGAAATATTATATAATTTCACAAGAGTCAACCCTGAGCTGGAAAACTCGCAAATAACGATTGTCGGCATATCCAATGACCTCATGTTCACCGACACGCTCGATCCAAGAGTAAAAAGCTCATTGTCAGAAGAAGAACAGGATTTCCCACCCTACAACGCGATGCAGCTCCAGGATATACTGTACCAGAGATCAAGGCAGGCATTCAAGGAAAGCACAATAAGCTCAGGAGTGGTCGAGAAGTGCGCCGCTTACGCAGCAAGAGAGCACGGGGATGCCAGGAGAGCCCTCGAGCTCCTCAGGGTCGCAGGAGAGATATGCGAGAGAAAAGGCCACACAAAGGTCCAGATAGAGCATATAGACGAAGCAGAAGACAAGATAGAACGGGACAGGATAGTGGAGATAATAAAGACGCAGCCGAAGCAGTTCCAGGTTACCCTCTATTCGATATTCCACATATCACTCAATAAGAACGGACAGATATTCACAGGAGACATATACGAAATTTACAAGAGGATATGCAACCAACTCGGCCTAAGACCCCTAACACAGAGGAGACTGTCAGACATAATCGCAGAACTCGACATGCTCGGGATAATCAACGCAAAAGTAATTTCTAAGGGAAGATACGGAAGGACAAGAGAGATCACACTCGCAACACCAGACGAAGCAAACCAGAAATTCAGAGAAATTCTAGAGAAAGAACTCGGCCTGATAAGATATTAA
- a CDS encoding DNA-directed DNA polymerase II small subunit, with protein sequence MEPKKEIIRYFLEKGILISKELAQKLSQEDLKTLKEKINGKNMLLLDNEVMEMLKRDPGAEMDWQGVEKLKAGLEKKKNLGAYKEALSSIKTAEKNPENSQGVEITVSHQTVPRKIEVQDFVKHLNNRYEAIRNLLLGRQELKNSTSINKLFMKKEKDTVSIIGLVTEKRLSKNGNWMFTIEDPTGTIKTIINKNKPEQFETATNTCLDEVVGVVGVFSKDIIFGNSIFYPDVPLTKELKKSPDQTYAIFISDLHFGLNVFLQENLERFIKWIRGEIGNDGQKAISSKIKYLFIIGDLVEGVGIYPGQENDLKIKDIYAQYEALSVFLKQIPSSISIIICPGNHDAMRIAEPQPPLYMDFAKPLYEMKNVHMVSNPSCINIHKSKGFPGFDVLMYHGFSFTYYGDNVESIRLQGGMERPDLIMRFLLQRRHLAPTHTSTLYIPDTGKDPLVIDKVPDFFVSGHIHRTAVANYRNVTIINSSCWVSQTDYQEKVGLKPQPARVPIVDLQTREAKILKF encoded by the coding sequence ATGGAACCGAAAAAAGAGATAATAAGATATTTTTTGGAAAAAGGGATACTCATCAGCAAAGAGCTAGCCCAGAAGCTAAGCCAAGAAGACCTCAAGACCCTCAAGGAAAAAATAAACGGAAAAAACATGCTCCTTCTGGACAATGAGGTCATGGAGATGCTCAAAAGGGATCCGGGCGCTGAGATGGACTGGCAAGGAGTCGAAAAACTCAAGGCCGGCCTGGAGAAGAAGAAAAACCTCGGCGCATACAAGGAGGCGCTCAGCTCAATAAAGACAGCTGAAAAGAACCCGGAGAACTCCCAAGGCGTCGAGATAACCGTGTCTCACCAGACTGTCCCAAGAAAGATCGAGGTGCAGGATTTTGTAAAGCACCTAAACAACAGATATGAGGCAATCAGGAACCTGCTGTTAGGCAGGCAAGAGCTCAAGAACTCAACATCAATAAACAAGCTGTTCATGAAAAAAGAGAAGGACACAGTCTCAATCATCGGCCTTGTCACAGAAAAAAGACTCTCCAAGAACGGCAATTGGATGTTCACAATCGAAGACCCGACAGGCACAATAAAAACAATAATAAACAAGAACAAGCCAGAGCAATTCGAGACAGCGACGAACACCTGCCTTGATGAGGTGGTGGGTGTCGTGGGCGTATTCTCAAAAGACATCATATTCGGCAACAGCATCTTCTACCCTGATGTCCCCCTGACAAAGGAGCTCAAGAAGAGCCCCGACCAGACATATGCCATATTCATCAGCGACCTACACTTCGGCCTAAACGTGTTCCTCCAAGAGAACCTCGAAAGGTTCATCAAATGGATCAGGGGGGAAATCGGGAATGACGGGCAGAAAGCCATCTCATCCAAAATAAAATATCTTTTCATAATCGGGGACCTGGTGGAAGGTGTCGGCATCTACCCCGGGCAGGAGAATGACCTGAAAATAAAGGACATCTATGCGCAATATGAAGCCCTTTCAGTGTTCCTCAAGCAGATACCAAGCAGCATCAGCATCATCATATGCCCGGGAAACCACGACGCAATGAGAATAGCAGAACCACAACCCCCACTCTACATGGATTTCGCCAAACCACTCTACGAAATGAAAAATGTGCATATGGTGTCAAACCCGAGCTGCATAAACATCCACAAGAGCAAAGGATTCCCGGGCTTCGATGTCCTGATGTACCACGGATTCAGCTTCACATACTACGGCGACAATGTGGAATCAATAAGGCTGCAGGGCGGGATGGAAAGACCGGATCTCATAATGAGATTCCTCCTCCAGAGGAGGCACCTTGCGCCCACCCACACATCGACACTCTACATACCAGACACAGGCAAAGACCCACTTGTCATAGACAAGGTGCCGGACTTCTTCGTGTCAGGGCACATACACAGGACAGCGGTCGCCAATTACCGCAATGTGACGATAATAAACAGCTCGTGCTGGGTATCACAGACAGACTACCAAGAAAAGGTAGGACTGAAGCCCCAGCCGGCAAGAGTCCCTATCGTGGACCTGCAGACGCGGGAGGCGAAGATACTGAAATTCTAA